GGCTACGCATCGTCGCCTTGGTGAGCCATTACCCCACCAACTAGCTAATGCGCCGCAGGCCCATCCACAAGCCGCAGATTGCTCCGCGTTTCCCAATTCGACCATGCGATCAAATTGTTTATCCGGTCTTAGCATTCGTTTCCGAATGTTATCCCGATCTTGTGGGCAGGTTGCCTACGTGTTACTCACCCGTCCGCCACTAACCAAGTTCAGGAGCAAGCCCCTAAACAAGATCCGTTCGACTTGCATGTATTAGGCACGCCGCCAGCGTTCGTCCTGAGCCAGGATCAAACTCTCCATAATAGTGAGACCGAAGTCTCGTATTAAAGAGCCTTTGAGGCTCAATCTTTACAACTGGTTTGTCTTCCGATAACCGAAGTTATCTTCCGACGATTTGTTCGTTTTCTTACGCTCAATGTTCAGTTTTCAAAGAACAATTCGTGTTACTGTTTTGCTTGTTTGTGCTGCGCCCTCTTGAAGCGGCTTAAATAATATATCACAGCCTACAACACGATTGCAACCCTTTTTATTCTGGGAATATAATACAATGCTTTCTTTGCCCATAACCTCTATAAAATCCTTACTAGATGCTACGTCTTACATAGTAATAATAACCCACTATTAGCCCGCGCGAATCATTCTTCCTTCATATAATGTTCTAATAATTCATCACCGACTTATGATCTACTTTCGCTTTGACGTTCTCCTGTAATACTGTCTATAGAAACTTATCCCCGCGCCAGATCAAGAGTATCTCATAACATTAATCGTTATTGATTAGTTAATTAGATACTCTATAACGAAGATCATTCATATATAGAAAGTAAGATTCAGTGGGCCAAGCACTATCAAAAATACATACTGTACCTATTGCCTTCCCTTTCCATTTGAATTACATTTAATTCAAGTAAGCTCATCGACATTGAGGTGATTATATATGCGCGAAGTTCCCATGCGTTACGTAAAAGCTAATCAGATAGGAATCGCTGTTTCAGTCGTTCTTTCCTTCCTCTTACATGAACCTTGGATACTCCTAGCTTTGTGGGTCATTCAAGTAGCCGGGTTAATAACTGAAGGACGCTTTAACCTTTTCGTAATTGTTGCCAAGCAAGTACTTAAAGATAAAGGTGAAGAAACCCAAGCGATAGAGCTTCAGCGGTTTAACAATTTATTGGCCATCCTATTTCTAAGTCTAGCCCTAATTTCTTTCGCCTTCGGTTGGCAAATTGCCGGATACGCTTTCTCTGCTATGCTTTTACTTGCTTCAAGCGCAGCTTTACTCGGGTTCTGCATAGGCTGTACAGTCTACTTCTGGATCAAGCAAATACGCGCAGGACGTCTGAGAAGAAATTAGACTATATAACCCAACCGCAAAAGGGACGTTTCCATCGGAGGCGTCCTTTTTCATATTTATTCTTTTAAGTCTCACGTGAGTCCGGTCCTAAATAACCTCCTAAATAATCGCCTTTCATTAACCCAAAGGAGGATAGCAAGAGCTGTTTAATGTTTGTGAGTGAGCAACCTAATGACTGATAAATACGTCTTTCTACATATAACGAAGAAATCCTATAGTTAAGGGAGAGAGGGTAAATGAGATCTTTGCGCACATTAATACTTATAATGATAATCGCTCTACTAACTGTTGGTTGCTCCACATCAACAAAGAAAGCTGACCTCGATAATTTTCTTCTCCTTGAAGTTAGCAAACCAGACACCGACGGAAAAACATACATTGAGTATAAAACGATTAAAGATGCCGCCACCGTAACGGAGATTAAACAAATTTTCATTCAAGCCGATGAAAGCAATGCAATGGCTTCGATGTCCCGCAATGCCGATCGTAAAATCATCCTAAAGAATACTAATCCTGTAGCCTCATCAGAGCCCCAAACCTACGGGATTTGGTATTCCCCAGACTCTAAATATGTAGAAGTTGTAAGCGAGACGTTTGGTGGAGGATATATTAAGCTTAATCTTAAGGAAAGTAAGATTGTTCTCGAAGTGCTTTAGCTTGCGATCGTCTTACGAATATAACTTCTTAATAAAGTGCTATTTGATGATCGGAAGTAGTTATAGGCTTGTGAATAATAGATAGATTCAAGCAAGGACGATCCATAGCGGATCATCCTTGCTTGTGAAATTATATAATTATATATTTATGCTCGAATGAAAGGAATGTCGAATATTGCAGATTTACTAACTGGGAGTAAGAAGGATGGATTGTGTGCAGCACTTATAATCTTGAGATTATCTCACCGGCGTCTTTAGCGTGTGGGTGAGGGAGCATAAGTGGACGTTCAAAAGCAGAGAAGTTTTGAGCAATAAGGCTGAAAAGAAAAACGCATTAAGACAGATGTAAAATTAACTGAGCTAGGGAGGTGTAAGGTCTGAAGGAGTTGTATGAAGTTTTCGAACAACTGGACCAGGAAGAGACTCATTTGATGGGTGGTGTAAGAAATTTCCGAGCAACTGGGCTAGGAAGAGGCACGTTTGATGGGTGGTGTACGATATTTTCGAGCATCTGGGTTAGGAAGAGGCACGTTTGATGAGTGGTGTACGATATTTTCGAGCAACTGGGCTAGGAAGAGGCATGTTTGATGGGTGGTGTACGATATTTTCGAGCAACTGGGCTAGGAAGAGGCATGTTTGATGGGTGGTGTACGATATTTTCGAGCAACTGAGCTAGGAAGAGGCACGTTTGATGGGGAGTGTACGATATTTTTGAACAACGAGGCTTCAGAGAGGCACGTTTGATGAGTGGTGTATGATATTTTCGAGCAACTGGGCTGAGAAGAGACACATTGCTCAAAAGGCGTTGATTCAGGTAGTTCAATACCTGCATCAACGCCTTTTGAATTTTGGTGACAAACCCGATATCGTTAACATGCTAAAGCTTTCTTACTGGTTGCCTGTTATTGGCCTCCGAGAAGTCGTAGCAATTCTTCTTGATCCTCTAGTACAGGAACGCCTAGATCACGTGCCTTTGTTAGCTTACTTCCAGCACTTTCTCCTGCAATAACTAGATCTGTTTTCTTTGATACACTACCTGACACTTTAGCTCCAAGCGCTTCTAGCTTCTGGGCAGCTTCATCTCGTGTCATAACCGACAGTGTTCCAGTCAGTACGACCGTTTTACCAAACAGAGGATGATTCGCATCTGCTGAAGCAGCCGCTGGACGAGATGCCTCAGCTTTCATGCCAAGCTCGCGCATGCGGGCGATGCTTGCTAATGCAATTGGATCGCGGAAATAGTTGAAGATACTCTCCGCAACAATGCCACCGACGTCCGGTAATCCAACAAGCTCATCAACCTCTGAAGCCATTAACCTATCCAAATCGCCAAAATGCTCTGCTAGCATTTTAGTCGTAGCTTTTCCCGTATTGGGAATACCCAAGGCATTTAGAAAAGAAGATAGCTCCCGCGATTTCGATTTCTCCAGCGCTGCCAGCAGGTTAGTCGCCTTCTTTTCTCCAAAGCGTTGGAGCTTAACCAAATCATCATAATTTAAGCTGTACAAATCAGCCGGCTCGCGAACATTTAGTTCCTCGTACAATTGCTCCGCAGTCTTCCCGCTGAATGTCTCAATGTCCATGCAATCGCGAGATGCGAAATGAGTGATCCGTCCAATGATCTGTGGCTTGCATCCTAAACGATTGTTACAGAACAGATGCGCCCCCCTCATTTCCAAAGGAGATCCACAACCGGGACAAACGATTGGAATCTCGATTGTTTGGCCTTCTTCATCATCCGCTTTACCCAGAATCTCAGGAATAACGTCGTTGGAGCGCCGAATAAATACTCTTGTCCCCAATGCATGAGAAAGATTTTTGCGTTCAATATCACCGACATTGTTGAGTGTGCAATTCTGTACGGTAACACCAGCGAGCTCAACTGCTTCTACACGAGCAAGTGGAGTTACCTTACCCGTTCTCCCTAATTCCCAGGATACAGATTCTAGTACCGTCGTCGTTTCCTCTGCCTCAAATTTAAAGGCGACAGCCCAACGAGGGAATTTGTCCGTATAACCCAAAGCATCCCTTGTTCTCATATCAGTCAGCTTAATAACCGCTCCATCAATTAAGTAATCCAAGTGTCCACGTCGCTCGACAACTGCCTCTAGCTCAACAATTACTTCTTCCATTGTCGTAAAATAGGCATTATACGGATTAACGGGGAACTTATTTTCTCGCAAGAAGCTCATCATTTCACGATGGTTGGCAAAAGAAACATTTTCAGAAAACCCGACATTATAGAAGAAAGCATCCAATTTGCGAGACGCCGTAATTCGAGGATCTAGATTCCGCAAAGCACCTGCAGCTCCATTACGAGCGTTCTTAAGGGGTTCAGCAGCTGTTTTGTTATATTCCTCAAGCACAGACAAACGCATAAAGCCTTCTCCCTGCACCTCAATCGTTCCTTCTCCAAAGCCGATTGTAAGTGGTACTGTGCGAATCGTGCGAGCTTGGGCAAGAATGCCTTCCCCTATCTCACCATTACCTCTCGTTGCGGCTTGGGCTAACTCACCGTTCTCATAGGTTAGGTTTAAGGATAGCCCATCGAACTTTAATTCCACTACGTATTCGGGAGCAGGAAGTGGATCATCCGTGTTCTTGGAATTGTAGTCCGTAATTAGTCGATTGACTCTCGCAGCCCAAGCAACTAAATCCTCAGTATTCTGCGCCTTGTCCAAGCTCCAAAGTCGGGAAAGATGGCGATGCGGTTCGAATCCCTTAAGGATATCACCACCAACTCTTCGAGTCGGAGAGTCCGGCAAAATCGATCCACTGACTGCCTCTAGCTGCGAAAGCTCATCATAAAGGACATCATATTCTTTATCGCTGATCGTTGGATTGTCTTCTGTATAGTATCGATGGCTATGCGCGTTAAGCTCAGCGACGAGCTCCTGCATCCGCTCTAGAAATCCGGTTTGTGCCATTGATTCTTGACCTCACTTTTAATAAATAATCGGGGCTTTCCCCCTAGTCTATTTCGCTCAAGAAGCATTGTCAAATTAGTCAAGCATAAACGGCTGAAGCCGTCCTTTCGCGGCGTTCAATGTTTATGTCGGAGACATATCAGAAAAGTATCAAAAATTCTATACTTGCTGATATGTTGTAATAACCTTGATCTTCGCCCTTCGTGTTTCACCCTCCCGCCCCAAGGTTTAATGATTGTTAGTCACAATTTCTAGGAGGTGAGGGAGATGGCAAAACAACGCTATTACGTCTCCGTCTCGGCAAGCATGGTAGGAACGGAGCCTTCGTTGACAGACCAGCTTACCGTTCTGGCAACGGAAGAGGAAAGGAACCATTTGCTCGCTTTATTAAATCAAGAACAGAAAAATATAGAAAAAACCTACTTAAGAGCGCAAATCCCTTATAAATCCGCTGACCATGACAAAGCTACTAATCGATATAACGACAATATGGTTGAAATCTACCGTTACCTTTATAAGATCGGTACTCTAGAAACCAAGCGTCATATCGCGTACATGGACATTTTACAGGAGCTACGAACGCCAGATTATCACCATCATGGCTACGATAATTTAGGCCACAACAATTCAAGGTCTTAAGATTGGAAAACGGGCTCATAAGAGCCCGCATTGGATCGCCGAGAAAGCTCGGCGGTTTTTTATATTTTAGTAACTGGAGCGAACGCAGCTAATAGTCTCTTAACACCTGTAGGTGCTGGAAACGCAATTTGCAGCTCTGCATCATTACCTGTACCTTTTACAGCTACAACAGTACCAATACCCCACTTCGCATGCTGAACCTTATCTCCTGCAGCTATTGCCATTCCATCTCCAACAGGCTTAGCAGCTGAAGGTGTCTGCGGTCGGGTAACTGAAGCGTTTGTCGTTGGACTAACGGTAGGGCGAGCACCGAATCCTACACTTGGAGATGATGGGGAACGTGTGCCGTACCCACTGTTTCCTCCACCACTTACCCGAGAACCATATCCTCCATACGAGCCAGAGCGGCCTCCACCTGCAGATTCTACCGCTTCCTTCAATTCAAGTGGAATTTCTCCCAAAAACCGTGAAGGAGCATTTGTACTTGTTTTACCATAGAGCAACCGCATCCGGGCACAGGTTAAATATAGCTTCTTCTCTGCCCTTGTGATTCCAACGTATGCCAATCTTCGTTCTTCTTCCATTTCCGCGTTATCCATGAAGGAACGACTGCTTGGGAACAAGCCTTCTTCCATCCCTACAATGAACACGACTGGGAATTCCAAGCCTTTGGCGCTATGCATGGTCATCAGGATTACGGCATCACCGTCACCTTCTTCATCATCCATCGAATCAATATCCGCAACAAGTGCCAGCTCTGTCAAAAATGAGATCAGTGACTTATCATCATTGCGCTTCTCGAATTCTTGCGTAACCGACAAGAACTCTTCTATATTTTCAAGACGTGACTTGGATTCAAGTGTATTCTCCCGCTGCAGCTCAAGCCGATATTCAGTGAGCTCGAGCAGCTTCTCCGTCAATTCCGTTACGGATAAATATTCGACCATCGCAGATAAATTATTAATAAGATCACGGAAGCCAGACAAAGCTACCTTTGCTCTAGATTGAATATCCAGATGATACAGCCCGTCTCCGAGCAACCCATCCCCTTCATTAAGCAGCTGCAAAATAGAGATACCCTTACGAGTCGCCTCTTCCCGCACCTTCGTCATCGTCGTATCGCCTAAGCCCCGCTTCGGCTCATTAACGACCCGATTCAAGCTATTATCATCATCCGGATTGGACACCAACCGTAAATAGGAAAGAATGTCCTTAATCTCTTTACGATCGTAGAACTTAATTCCGCCAACGATTTGGTAAGGAATTTCAGATTTAATAAGGATTTCCTCGACGACCCGTGACTGCGCATTCGTCCGGTACAGAATCGCATGATCACCGTAGCGACGGGCATTTTGACGGTTTTTGCGAATCTCACCTGCTATAAAATAACCTTCCTCGTGCTCGGAATCACCCTGGTACACCGTGATTTTGTCGCCGCCATCTTGATCTGTCCATAGGTTTTTCGCTTTGCGACCCATATTGTTCTTAATGACTGCGTTCGCCGCATCTAGAATGTTCGAGGTAGAACGATAGTTCTGCTCCAGCAAAATACTTTGCGCTTCAGGATAATCCGCCTCAAAGTTAAGGATGTTCGTAATGTCCGCTCCACGCCAACGGTAAATCGACTGATCACTATCTCCAACAACGCAGATGTTATGATGCTTTTGTGCGAGCATTTTACACAGGGTGTATTGCGCTTTATTGGTATCCTGGTATTCATCGACATGAATGTATTTGAATTTATTCTGATAAGATTCTAGAACCTCAGGAACATCTTTAAAAAGCTGGATCGTTTGGAGCAAAAGATCATCGAAGTCGAGCGAGTTGTTAGCTTTGAGTCTCCGTTGATATTGCGTGTACACCTTAGCTACGATGGATTCAAAATAATCCCCTTGCTTCTGCTCGTATTGAGCCGGAGACATGAGCTCATTCTTCGCCGCACTAATGGAGCCTTGAACTGCCTTAGGCTCGATTTTCTTCGTATCGATGTTGTTATCCTTCATGACGTTACGGATGACAGAAAGCTGATCCGTGGAATCGAGAATGCTGAAATTAGAACCGAATCCAATACGTTCGATATCTCTACGGAGAATACGCACGCACATGGAGTGGAAGGTGCTTACCCAAATATCTTTGCCGGACGGACCAATGAGCTTAGCTACCCTGTCCTGCATTTCACGAGCTGCTTTGTTTGTAAAAGTAATCGCCAAAATACTCCATGGTGCAGCTAGACGTTTGGAAATGAGATAAGCTATACGATGAGTCAGCACTCGCGTCTTACCGCTTCCTGCGCCAGCCATAATAAGGAGGGGTCCGTTAGTCGCTATGGCCGCTTCCTTCTGCTTTGGATTCAGCTTATTAATTGAGGCATCGATATCAATGGAACTTGTATTATCCCGTTCAAAAAACATGATCTTGCTCCTTTATCGCAAGGTTTACCGCGTTTACAGTTGCAAGTGCGGCATCCAGGTTTTCGTAAATGATGTTGCCAACGACAACTGTATCTGCCGAGGCAGCGGCTTGAGCCGCAAGCTCAGGACTGCTGATTCCTCCACCGTAGAAGAGATGCGCCTGTTTTAGTCCACTTTTTATACTCTTCAGTAAAGCCATATCACCGAAAACTCCGCTATATTCCACATAGAGAACCGGCACATTCCAGAGCCTGTCCGCTACTTGGCTGTAGGCTATCGCCTCTTCGTTGCTAATGTTCGTCTCTGCTCGACTTACTTTGGCAACTGTTGATTCCG
This portion of the Cohnella abietis genome encodes:
- a CDS encoding DUF4395 domain-containing protein; translated protein: MRYVKANQIGIAVSVVLSFLLHEPWILLALWVIQVAGLITEGRFNLFVIVAKQVLKDKGEETQAIELQRFNNLLAILFLSLALISFAFGWQIAGYAFSAMLLLASSAALLGFCIGCTVYFWIKQIRAGRLRRN
- the ligA gene encoding NAD-dependent DNA ligase LigA, with translation MAQTGFLERMQELVAELNAHSHRYYTEDNPTISDKEYDVLYDELSQLEAVSGSILPDSPTRRVGGDILKGFEPHRHLSRLWSLDKAQNTEDLVAWAARVNRLITDYNSKNTDDPLPAPEYVVELKFDGLSLNLTYENGELAQAATRGNGEIGEGILAQARTIRTVPLTIGFGEGTIEVQGEGFMRLSVLEEYNKTAAEPLKNARNGAAGALRNLDPRITASRKLDAFFYNVGFSENVSFANHREMMSFLRENKFPVNPYNAYFTTMEEVIVELEAVVERRGHLDYLIDGAVIKLTDMRTRDALGYTDKFPRWAVAFKFEAEETTTVLESVSWELGRTGKVTPLARVEAVELAGVTVQNCTLNNVGDIERKNLSHALGTRVFIRRSNDVIPEILGKADDEEGQTIEIPIVCPGCGSPLEMRGAHLFCNNRLGCKPQIIGRITHFASRDCMDIETFSGKTAEQLYEELNVREPADLYSLNYDDLVKLQRFGEKKATNLLAALEKSKSRELSSFLNALGIPNTGKATTKMLAEHFGDLDRLMASEVDELVGLPDVGGIVAESIFNYFRDPIALASIARMRELGMKAEASRPAAASADANHPLFGKTVVLTGTLSVMTRDEAAQKLEALGAKVSGSVSKKTDLVIAGESAGSKLTKARDLGVPVLEDQEELLRLLGGQ
- the pcrA gene encoding DNA helicase PcrA — translated: MFFERDNTSSIDIDASINKLNPKQKEAAIATNGPLLIMAGAGSGKTRVLTHRIAYLISKRLAAPWSILAITFTNKAAREMQDRVAKLIGPSGKDIWVSTFHSMCVRILRRDIERIGFGSNFSILDSTDQLSVIRNVMKDNNIDTKKIEPKAVQGSISAAKNELMSPAQYEQKQGDYFESIVAKVYTQYQRRLKANNSLDFDDLLLQTIQLFKDVPEVLESYQNKFKYIHVDEYQDTNKAQYTLCKMLAQKHHNICVVGDSDQSIYRWRGADITNILNFEADYPEAQSILLEQNYRSTSNILDAANAVIKNNMGRKAKNLWTDQDGGDKITVYQGDSEHEEGYFIAGEIRKNRQNARRYGDHAILYRTNAQSRVVEEILIKSEIPYQIVGGIKFYDRKEIKDILSYLRLVSNPDDDNSLNRVVNEPKRGLGDTTMTKVREEATRKGISILQLLNEGDGLLGDGLYHLDIQSRAKVALSGFRDLINNLSAMVEYLSVTELTEKLLELTEYRLELQRENTLESKSRLENIEEFLSVTQEFEKRNDDKSLISFLTELALVADIDSMDDEEGDGDAVILMTMHSAKGLEFPVVFIVGMEEGLFPSSRSFMDNAEMEEERRLAYVGITRAEKKLYLTCARMRLLYGKTSTNAPSRFLGEIPLELKEAVESAGGGRSGSYGGYGSRVSGGGNSGYGTRSPSSPSVGFGARPTVSPTTNASVTRPQTPSAAKPVGDGMAIAAGDKVQHAKWGIGTVVAVKGTGNDAELQIAFPAPTGVKRLLAAFAPVTKI